The Hyphomicrobium sp. MC1 genome window below encodes:
- a CDS encoding NYN domain-containing protein — protein sequence MHFYPTERIALFIDGANLYATAKSLGFDIDYKRLLGFFRQKGHLVRALYYTALAEEQEYSSIRPLIDWLDYNGFSMVTKPTKEFTDATGRRKVKGNMDIELAVDAMRLADNLDHIVIFSGDGDFRSLVAALQQKGKRVSVVSTLQTQPPMVADELRRQADQFIDLADLEEQVGRSQTGGGSNGGRTSREGGRGPSARGQVSSPRDTNYLGDDDLAEEEV from the coding sequence ATGCATTTCTACCCCACGGAACGTATCGCTCTTTTCATCGATGGCGCAAACCTTTATGCCACCGCTAAGTCGCTGGGGTTTGACATCGACTACAAGCGTTTGCTTGGGTTTTTCCGGCAAAAAGGGCACCTCGTCCGCGCACTTTATTATACGGCCCTGGCAGAGGAACAGGAATATTCCTCCATTCGTCCTCTCATCGACTGGCTCGATTATAACGGCTTCTCAATGGTGACGAAGCCGACCAAGGAATTCACCGACGCGACCGGCCGCCGCAAGGTCAAAGGCAACATGGACATCGAGCTGGCCGTCGACGCAATGCGTCTAGCCGATAACCTCGATCACATCGTCATTTTCTCAGGCGACGGTGATTTCCGCAGTCTCGTTGCCGCTCTTCAGCAGAAGGGCAAGCGCGTCAGCGTCGTGTCAACGCTGCAGACTCAGCCGCCGATGGTCGCCGACGAATTGCGCCGTCAGGCCGATCAATTTATCGACCTCGCCGATCTCGAAGAACAGGTCGGCCGCTCACAGACCGGTGGCGGCTCCAACGGCGGCCGTACGTCGCGCGAAGGTGGACGTGGCCCGTCTGCACGCGGACAGGTTTCGTCTCCGCGCGACACCAATTACCTGGGCGACGACGACTTGGCTGAAGAGGAAGTCTGA
- the rpoZ gene encoding DNA-directed RNA polymerase subunit omega, whose translation MARVTVEDCVDKIPNRFELVLLAAHRARAITNGSAITIAPDDDKNPVIALREIAERTLSPDDMRETLISSIQKNTEVDEPEAVAAPLLPPERRAPMLGRDDLSSDTQVDVMTEEQLLRGLESMTPLEPSANIGSGSGPRERDRDPRDRGR comes from the coding sequence ATGGCTCGCGTCACCGTCGAAGATTGCGTCGACAAAATTCCTAACCGGTTTGAGCTGGTGCTTCTCGCCGCTCACAGGGCTCGCGCGATCACGAACGGAAGTGCGATTACGATTGCGCCTGATGACGACAAGAATCCGGTCATCGCCCTGCGCGAGATTGCAGAGCGCACGCTTTCTCCCGACGACATGCGCGAGACGCTGATCTCTTCCATCCAGAAGAATACTGAGGTCGATGAGCCGGAAGCGGTTGCAGCACCGTTGCTGCCGCCGGAGCGTCGCGCGCCGATGCTCGGCCGCGATGACCTTTCGTCCGACACGCAAGTCGACGTCATGACGGAAGAGCAGCTTTTGCGCGGCCTTGAAAGCATGACGCCACTTGAGCCGTCGGCCAACATCGGATCCGGCTCGGGTCCGCGCGAGCGGGATCGCGATCCGCGCGACCGCGGCCGCTGA